A portion of the Fulvia fulva chromosome 1, complete sequence genome contains these proteins:
- a CDS encoding ATP-dependent RNA helicase DEAH12, chloroplastic, producing the protein MSDTEQLDDLDDVTAETITRFEILDIQDTTPAPPVPARQGPARDEALKAQQEQTAREVHRVELLRYREVRGFANADFPHVPNLATDEDTDDQVEEVVNRVVPVVYDCTSCGDDHPLENMLVAPCDHRFCAECLESLYRASMKDETLFPPRCHGAPFPYEDASRLLSPELRVEFSAKREELADRNKLYCSVPTCSAYIPAGDRSGRTAACTKCGMSTCTDCKLSYRGHTAVCPRDPDTMDVLSIAQREGWRRCDSCKTMVELNTGCNHMTCRCRHEFCYLCGATWNTCECPLFDEDRLLERAQVIVDREAEGGEAGDAAAMADNLREQHECGHQNMRWVGGSHVCEGCGDNMKPFIFRCRQCHTQLCYRCRHHRT; encoded by the exons ATGTCCGACACGGAGCAGTTGGACGACCTCGATGATGTAACCGCCGAGACCATCACCCGCTTCGAGATCCTGGACATCCAAGACACGACACCTGCGCCCCCAGTACCAGCGCGCCAAGGTCCAGCCCGGGATGAAGCACTCAAGGCACAGCAGGAGCAGACTGCCCGCGAGGTGCATCGTGTTGAGCTCCTCCGCTATCGCGAGGTGCGAGGCTTCGCCAATGCTGACTTCCCACATGTGCCCAACTTAGCTACCGATGAGGACACTGACGACCAGGTCGAGGAGGTTGTCAATCGTGTCGTCCCGGTGGTGTACGACTGCACCTCGTGTGGCGACGATCACCCACTCGAGAATATGTTGGTGGCACCGTGCGACCATCGGTTCTGTGCCGAGTGCCTCGAGTCGCTGTACCGCGCCTCCATGAAGGACGAGACCCTCTTCCCACCACGGTGTCATGGCGCACCATTCCCATACGAAGATGCCAGTCGCCTGCTCAGTCCCGAACTTCGAGTAGAGTTCTCAGCCAAGAGGGAAGAACTAGCAGACAGGAACAAGCTGTACTGCAGCGTCCCAACATGCTCTGCGTACATACCTGCGGGCGACCGCTCAGGCCGCACAGCAGCGTGCACTAAGTGCGGCATGTCAACATGTACCGACTGCAAGCTTAGTTATCGAGGTCACACCGCAGTCTGTCCCCGAGACCCGGACACAATGGATGTGCTTTCTATAGCTCAGCGGGAAGGATGGAGGCGTTGCGACTCATGCAAGACCATGGTCGAGCTCAACACGGGATGTAACCACATGAC CTGCCGCTGCCGCCACGAATTCTGCTATCTCTGCGGCGCCACCTGGAACACATGCGAATGCCCTCTATTCGACGAAGACCGCCTACTCGAGCGTGCACAGGTCATCGTCGATCGCGAAGCTGAAGGTGGGGAAGCGGGTGATGCTGCTGCTATGGCTGATAACTTGCGCGAGCAGCATGAATGTGGGCATCAAAACATGCGCTGGGTGGGGGGTTCGCATGTCTGCGAGGGCTGCGGCGATAACATGAAACCCTTCATCTTCCGCTGCCGTCAATGTCACACTCAGCTGTGCTATCGCTGCCGGCATCATCGTACTTGA